The following coding sequences lie in one Myxococcus xanthus genomic window:
- a CDS encoding fatty acid desaturase family protein, which translates to MDSATRSSAFTSLSRDAERNLIARTRPFAAQDTRRSWWEVGTTFVALLSAIALATLPSWWPLRVVGSVVQALVLIRSFILVHDYLHGSLLSGSRLGKALFHTHAVLLLTPPRVWSETHNHHHANTARLAASASGTFTTWTARQWGEATALERLAYVVERHPLVMIFAYPLAFLGGLCFVPFVKHPLRYWSAGFAVLLHVTISVAVFHFGGLGVYLTAMVLPLSIGYALGAYLFFSQHNFPDVALREDQDWTHASAALEASSYLACGPVMAWFTGNIGYHHVHHLNPRIPFYRLPEAMAAIPELQNPRTTTLHPRDVLACLRLNVWDGERGRMVRFRDVPASR; encoded by the coding sequence ATGGACTCCGCGACCCGCAGCAGCGCCTTCACCTCACTCTCCCGAGACGCCGAGCGGAACCTCATCGCCCGCACGCGGCCCTTCGCCGCACAGGACACGCGGCGGAGTTGGTGGGAAGTGGGCACCACCTTCGTGGCCCTGCTGAGCGCCATCGCGCTCGCCACCCTTCCCTCCTGGTGGCCCCTGCGCGTCGTGGGAAGCGTGGTGCAAGCGCTGGTGCTGATCCGCTCCTTCATCCTGGTCCACGACTACCTGCACGGTTCACTGCTGTCGGGCTCGCGGCTCGGAAAGGCCCTGTTCCACACCCACGCGGTGCTGCTGCTCACGCCGCCGCGCGTCTGGAGCGAGACGCACAACCACCACCATGCGAACACGGCGCGGCTGGCTGCCTCCGCGTCAGGGACGTTCACCACGTGGACGGCGCGGCAGTGGGGTGAGGCCACAGCGCTGGAGCGGCTGGCCTATGTGGTGGAGCGGCATCCGCTCGTGATGATCTTCGCGTACCCGCTCGCGTTCCTGGGTGGGCTGTGCTTCGTGCCGTTCGTGAAGCACCCGCTGCGCTACTGGAGCGCGGGCTTCGCCGTGCTCCTCCACGTGACCATCAGCGTGGCGGTGTTCCACTTCGGGGGCCTGGGCGTGTACCTCACGGCGATGGTGCTGCCGCTGTCCATCGGCTACGCGCTGGGGGCGTACCTCTTCTTCTCCCAGCACAACTTCCCGGACGTCGCGCTGCGCGAGGACCAGGATTGGACGCACGCGAGCGCGGCCCTGGAGGCTTCGAGCTACCTGGCCTGCGGCCCCGTCATGGCGTGGTTCACCGGCAACATCGGCTACCACCACGTCCACCACCTCAACCCGCGCATCCCCTTCTACCGGCTGCCGGAGGCCATGGCCGCCATCCCCGAGTTGCAGAACCCGCGCACCACCACCCTGCACCCCAGGGACGTGCTGGCCTGTCTGCGACTCAACGTCTGGGACGGAGAGCGGGGCCGCATGGTCCGGTTCCGGGACGTTCCCGCGTCACGCTGA
- a CDS encoding cell wall protein — protein MPPLERAFRTVLAEELAGQLSPLTDTLLRIAESLSPSAPRRQPRRELPNAALDALASSLATLDAGPDDTAEEEAAPEARACAVIGCKRPVRSLGYCAAHYQKRRLMVASGRLHHAWTEEAAPNSIPDVILGRKRRESSEAPEIAVTPEPVRPSEGPRVWVRKKGASPVVPTPSGDSPPVLQQLAQALVIPTAQRSEREQVASIVEQWASEFRANKHRS, from the coding sequence TTGCCGCCGCTGGAACGCGCGTTCCGCACCGTGCTGGCCGAGGAACTCGCCGGGCAACTGTCGCCGCTGACGGACACGCTTCTGCGCATCGCGGAGAGCCTGTCCCCCAGCGCCCCCCGCCGCCAGCCGCGGCGTGAGCTGCCGAACGCGGCCCTGGACGCCCTGGCGTCGTCGCTCGCGACCCTGGATGCGGGGCCCGACGACACCGCCGAGGAAGAAGCCGCCCCGGAAGCCCGGGCCTGCGCCGTCATCGGTTGCAAGCGGCCGGTGCGCAGCCTGGGCTACTGCGCGGCCCACTACCAGAAGCGGCGCCTCATGGTGGCGTCCGGCCGCCTGCACCACGCGTGGACGGAAGAAGCCGCACCGAACAGCATTCCGGACGTCATCCTGGGCCGGAAGCGCCGCGAGTCTTCGGAGGCGCCGGAGATCGCCGTCACCCCGGAGCCCGTGCGTCCCAGCGAGGGGCCCCGCGTCTGGGTCCGCAAGAAGGGCGCCAGCCCCGTGGTCCCGACGCCCAGTGGCGACAGCCCGCCGGTCCTTCAGCAGTTGGCCCAAGCCTTGGTGATTCCGACCGCGCAGCGCTCCGAGCGCGAGCAGGTGGCATCCATCGTCGAGCAGTGGGCCAGCGAGTTCCGGGCCAACAAGCATCGCTCGTGA
- the istA gene encoding IS21 family transposase: MGNVLSDEKKQQVIALGRLGWSLRRIEDATGVRRETASGYLKAAGVGIRPPRRWGKSKPANEGTTEASEPEAEAAGAKPANEGTTDSMPRSRAGVRHVSASIVAPYVELVRQRLEVGRNGRAIYEELVDTQGYTGSYISVRRFVRALRDSQGPEAKAVIHTTPGEEAQVDYGEGPMVRHPETGKYRRTRMFVMTLGYSRKSVRLLCWKSSSRAWAQLHEEAFRRLGGVTRTVVLDNLREGVLSPDVYEPALNPLFRDVLAHYGATALPARVRHPDRKGKVESAVGHAQRTPLKGLRFESLEAAQVYLDAWEAKWADTRIHGTTKRQVAAMFGEERPWLLALPVEPFRYYAYGERVVHLDGHVEVDGAYYSVPPGHIGRKLHVQWDSLHVRLLLPATGQLLREHTRAPRGHHRTREEDRPSHAPRTTVQLLERAARAGRGVAALCAEVHRREGEVGTRRILGVLSLVKKHGAAALDDACEVALEVGVPTYRFVRRYLERRTPTPVTLRQVDPLIRELTHYRDVIVRLTQPTPHPGDTET; the protein is encoded by the coding sequence ATGGGCAACGTCTTGAGCGACGAGAAGAAGCAGCAGGTCATCGCCCTGGGGCGGTTGGGTTGGAGTCTGAGACGTATCGAGGATGCGACGGGGGTGCGCCGTGAGACGGCCAGCGGCTACCTGAAGGCCGCGGGCGTGGGCATCCGTCCACCGCGCCGGTGGGGCAAGTCAAAACCGGCCAATGAGGGGACCACCGAGGCGAGTGAGCCGGAGGCCGAGGCCGCCGGAGCAAAACCGGCCAATGAGGGGACCACCGACTCCATGCCGCGCAGCCGAGCCGGAGTCCGGCACGTATCGGCGAGCATCGTCGCGCCCTACGTCGAGCTGGTGCGGCAGCGGCTGGAGGTGGGCCGCAACGGGCGCGCCATCTACGAGGAGCTCGTCGACACGCAGGGCTACACGGGCAGCTACATTAGCGTGCGCCGCTTCGTCCGGGCGTTGCGCGACAGCCAGGGCCCGGAGGCCAAGGCCGTCATCCACACAACGCCGGGCGAGGAAGCGCAGGTGGACTATGGGGAGGGGCCCATGGTGCGCCACCCGGAGACGGGGAAATACCGGCGCACGCGCATGTTCGTCATGACGCTGGGCTACAGCCGCAAGTCAGTGCGGCTGTTGTGCTGGAAGTCCTCCAGCCGCGCGTGGGCGCAGTTGCACGAGGAGGCCTTCCGGCGGCTGGGAGGCGTGACGCGCACGGTGGTGCTGGACAACCTGCGTGAGGGGGTGCTTTCGCCCGACGTCTACGAGCCGGCCCTCAATCCGCTCTTCCGGGACGTGCTGGCCCACTACGGGGCCACGGCCCTGCCGGCCCGAGTCCGCCACCCGGACAGGAAGGGGAAGGTGGAGTCTGCGGTGGGCCACGCGCAGCGCACGCCGCTGAAGGGCCTGCGCTTCGAGTCGCTGGAGGCCGCCCAGGTCTACCTCGACGCGTGGGAGGCGAAGTGGGCGGACACCCGAATCCACGGCACCACCAAGCGCCAGGTGGCCGCCATGTTCGGCGAGGAGCGCCCATGGCTGCTGGCCCTGCCCGTGGAGCCCTTCCGCTACTACGCCTACGGTGAGCGAGTGGTGCACCTGGACGGGCACGTCGAGGTGGACGGCGCGTACTACTCGGTGCCCCCGGGACACATCGGCCGCAAGCTGCACGTGCAGTGGGACAGCCTCCACGTCCGCCTGCTGCTGCCCGCTACGGGGCAACTGCTCCGGGAGCACACCCGGGCCCCTCGCGGCCACCACCGCACACGCGAGGAGGACAGGCCTTCCCACGCGCCGCGCACCACCGTGCAACTTCTCGAGCGCGCCGCCAGGGCCGGACGCGGCGTCGCCGCCCTTTGCGCCGAGGTGCACCGCCGAGAAGGAGAGGTGGGCACCCGCCGCATCCTGGGCGTGCTGTCCCTGGTGAAGAAGCACGGCGCCGCTGCCCTGGACGACGCCTGCGAGGTGGCTCTCGAGGTGGGCGTCCCCACCTACCGCTTCGTGCGCCGCTACCTCGAAAGACGCACGCCCACTCCCGTCACCCTGCGCCAGGTCGACCCGCTCATCCGCGAGCTCACCCACTACCGCGACGTCATCGTCCGTCTGACTCAACCCACCCCTCACCCAGGAGACACCGAGACATGA